In one Nocardioides luteus genomic region, the following are encoded:
- a CDS encoding metallophosphoesterase — MRLASVIGATLATGLATGAALTTYALWEARQYTLREVTLPVLPEGADPLRVLHLSDMHVVPSQHKKLDWIASLAALKPDLVVDTGDNLAHQRAVPAIVNALGTLLDVPGVFVHGSNDYYEPRMRNPFGYLLPDNGKRRTNVPELPWRDLSASFTKSGWLDLTNTRSSLTVNGIEFAFAGVDDPHLGLDNLPAVAGPADAAADVRLGVAHAPYLRVLDQFTADGYDAILAGHTHGGQVCLPGGRALATNCDIDPARARGLHTHTHAGRQAWLHVSAGLGTSPYTRIRIACRPEATLLTLTPRGASRR; from the coding sequence ATGCGGCTCGCCTCAGTAATCGGCGCAACCCTCGCCACCGGGCTCGCCACCGGCGCGGCCCTGACGACGTACGCCCTGTGGGAGGCCCGTCAGTACACGCTGCGCGAGGTGACGCTGCCCGTGCTTCCGGAGGGCGCGGACCCGCTGCGGGTGCTGCACCTCTCCGACATGCACGTGGTCCCCTCGCAGCACAAGAAGCTCGACTGGATCGCCTCGCTGGCCGCGTTGAAGCCGGACCTGGTCGTCGACACCGGCGACAACCTCGCCCACCAGCGGGCGGTGCCGGCGATCGTCAACGCCCTCGGCACGCTGCTCGACGTGCCCGGGGTCTTCGTGCACGGGTCCAACGACTACTACGAGCCGCGGATGCGCAACCCGTTCGGCTACCTGCTGCCGGACAACGGCAAGCGGCGTACGAACGTGCCGGAGCTGCCCTGGCGCGACCTGTCCGCGTCCTTCACCAAGTCGGGCTGGCTCGATCTGACCAACACGCGCTCGTCGCTGACGGTCAACGGCATCGAGTTCGCCTTCGCCGGCGTCGACGACCCACACCTGGGACTCGACAACCTGCCCGCGGTCGCCGGGCCGGCGGACGCCGCTGCGGACGTACGCCTCGGGGTCGCGCACGCGCCTTATCTGCGGGTCCTGGACCAGTTCACCGCCGACGGCTACGACGCGATTCTGGCCGGTCACACCCACGGTGGTCAGGTCTGCCTGCCCGGCGGGCGGGCGCTGGCCACCAACTGCGACATCGACCCCGCCCGGGCGCGCGGCCTGCACACCCACACCCATGCCGGAAGGCAGGCCTGGCTGCACGTCTCGGCCGGCCTCGGCACCTCTCCCTACACCCGGATCCGCATCGCCTGCCGCCCCGAGGCCACCCTGCTGACGCTGACTCCGCGTGGTGCGTCTCGACGGTAG